In a single window of the Flavobacterium sp. W4I14 genome:
- a CDS encoding mono/diheme cytochrome c family protein (product_source=COG2010; cath_funfam=1.10.760.10; cog=COG2010; pfam=PF13442; superfamily=46626; transmembrane_helix_parts=Outside_1_3,TMhelix_4_21,Inside_22_140), giving the protein MRKYIINSIFFLFIIGIIVSCQNQETIDLQNYMSNGKDIYKAKCQNCHGENGEGLGELAPPLTDSVFLKTNKNRLACFIKNGANESLIVHGKEYKEKMPAFPELADIDVAQVMVYITNSFGNKQGFVPYSQVSKDLQNCK; this is encoded by the coding sequence ATGCGCAAGTACATCATCAACTCTATCTTTTTCCTTTTCATTATAGGCATCATTGTATCTTGCCAAAACCAGGAAACAATCGATCTGCAGAATTACATGTCGAACGGAAAAGATATTTATAAAGCCAAGTGCCAGAATTGTCACGGCGAAAATGGTGAAGGATTGGGTGAGCTTGCACCTCCATTAACCGATTCGGTATTTTTAAAAACAAACAAAAACCGCTTAGCTTGTTTTATCAAAAACGGTGCAAATGAATCTTTGATCGTCCACGGAAAAGAATACAAAGAAAAAATGCCCGCTTTCCCTGAACTGGCTGATATTGATGTAGCACAGGTAATGGTTTATATCACCAATTCGTTTGGCAATAAGCAGGGATTTGTACCCTACTCGCAGGTTTCAAAAGATTTGCAGAATTGTAAATAG
- a CDS encoding PPK2 family polyphosphate:nucleotide phosphotransferase (product_source=TIGR03709; cath_funfam=3.40.50.300; cog=COG2326; pfam=PF03976; superfamily=52540; tigrfam=TIGR03709) — translation MIMKNEFKGLIVQGDKKFSLKSHKTDYTGGYNKEKAKDALVNSKIELNHLQEKLYASGKHSVLIIFQGMDAAGKDSAIEHVMSGLNPQGCQVYSFKVPTSEEYEHDFLWRHYKALPERGRIGIHNRSHYENVLVCKVHPEYVLSENIPGFSDVKKINKSFWQQRYKSIRNFEEHLTANGTVILKFFLNVSRDEQKQRFLERIDDPTKNWKFSSGDIKERALWDKYMEAYQDAINETSTAESPWHIIPADKKWFARLAISEIIEDKLKSLDLKFPVLGEAEVAKLDETKSILLSE, via the coding sequence ATGATTATGAAAAACGAATTTAAAGGATTAATTGTACAAGGTGATAAGAAATTTTCTTTAAAAAGCCACAAAACAGATTATACTGGCGGTTACAATAAAGAAAAAGCTAAAGATGCATTGGTAAATTCGAAAATTGAACTCAATCATTTACAGGAGAAATTATATGCATCTGGAAAACATTCCGTTCTGATTATTTTTCAGGGGATGGATGCCGCAGGGAAAGACAGCGCAATCGAACATGTAATGAGCGGACTAAATCCACAGGGATGCCAGGTTTATAGTTTTAAAGTGCCAACCTCTGAAGAATATGAACATGATTTTTTGTGGAGACATTATAAAGCTTTGCCAGAACGCGGTAGGATAGGTATTCATAACCGTTCGCATTATGAGAATGTTTTGGTTTGTAAGGTGCATCCCGAATATGTTTTAAGCGAAAACATCCCAGGTTTTAGTGATGTAAAAAAAATCAATAAAAGCTTTTGGCAACAGCGCTATAAGAGTATCAGAAATTTTGAAGAGCATTTAACGGCTAATGGAACAGTAATTTTAAAGTTTTTTTTAAATGTGAGCAGGGATGAACAAAAACAACGCTTTTTAGAACGTATTGATGATCCTACTAAAAACTGGAAATTCTCTTCGGGCGATATAAAAGAAAGGGCATTATGGGATAAGTATATGGAAGCCTATCAGGACGCGATTAACGAAACAAGTACAGCAGAATCGCCTTGGCACATCATACCTGCCGATAAAAAATGGTTTGCCCGATTGGCAATAAGTGAAATTATTGAAGATAAATTAAAAAGTCTTGATCTGAAGTTTCCTGTTTTGGGCGAAGCAGAAGTGGCCAAACTCGACGAAACAAAAAGTATTTTATTAAGTGAATAA
- a CDS encoding YHS domain-containing protein (product_source=COG3350; cath_funfam=1.10.620.20; cleavage_site_network=SignalP-noTM; cog=COG3350; pfam=PF04945; smart=SM00746; superfamily=47240), translated as MKKLNLIVILVGLATASLKLNAKTVINNQKINMIDSVKKVIVDPVCKMKIKANASKTTIYNKVTYSFCSESCKQKFVAEPAKYVKNKSGD; from the coding sequence ATGAAAAAATTAAATCTCATCGTAATCCTAGTTGGATTAGCAACAGCATCATTAAAATTAAATGCGAAGACTGTAATAAATAATCAAAAAATAAATATGATCGATTCAGTAAAGAAAGTAATCGTAGATCCGGTTTGTAAGATGAAAATTAAAGCTAATGCCTCCAAAACGACAATTTATAATAAAGTTACCTATAGTTTCTGTTCAGAGAGCTGTAAACAAAAGTTTGTGGCCGAACCAGCAAAGTATGTAAAAAATAAGTCTGGAGACTAA
- a CDS encoding penicillin-binding protein 1A (product_source=KO:K05366; cath_funfam=1.10.3810.10,3.40.710.10; cog=COG0744; ko=KO:K05366; pfam=PF00905,PF00912; superfamily=56601; transmembrane_helix_parts=Inside_1_12,TMhelix_13_35,Outside_36_816), with protein sequence MFKEIKNKYLRYSTIFLFFIIIFFSALQLNFLWLFGYSPSVRDIKAPTLRVGSELYTADGKLIGRYFKENRTPVNYNEIAPSVVQALVATEDVRFYKHWGIDVQAVGRAVVGLGKDGGASTITQQLAKNLYRTRYNKSQGLLIKIPLVRTLIVKLKEWMTAVKLEANYSKNDIITMYLNTVSFGNNTYGIKTASRIYFDKEAKDLATTDAAMLVGMLKGTTLYNPTKNPAKALERRNVVLAQMNKYKYLSKDSLTELSKEPIKLKEGKMQDGSDGDSYLRAAVAKYLEKWCTDNGYDLYEDGLKIYTTIDSKLQKYAEEAVADQMRILQRRFYNVWGNEDPWYDSEKQKVNYPDRAMKNLPIYALLQKKFPNNPDSVTAYFNKKKRMQIFTYKGDRDTSFSTLDSIRYYGKIMNTGMMTMEPASGKIKVWVGGIDHKFFKYDHVNQSKRQAGSTFKPFAYLTALEQGMSPCDKFTDKPVKIAYQDKGETKYWEPKNADYSVSYREMSLRWAMAKSVNTITAQVTEKVGWDNVVKYAHECGIDSHLESVPSVSLGSNDVTVYEMVKAYATFMNKGIKTDPILVEKITDQDNNVIDEFKPKTKRVLTEEIAWLMTYMFRGGMEEPEGTSQALWEWPDLFRKNNQIGGKTGTSSDYVDAWYMGLTKDLVTGVWVGCDERTAHFKNGEQGEGSRTALPIFAKFMEKVYLDPKSGYTYGPFPKATVDITRTYNCPSPRIIRDTTSTDSLAVDSTDFTVPETPETVIPVTVEPEVKKEEKKVEPVQAPPAATVPLTRKEERELRRKQRQEEKEKKKNENNQP encoded by the coding sequence ATGTTTAAAGAGATAAAAAACAAGTACTTACGTTATTCTACCATATTTTTATTTTTTATAATAATTTTCTTTTCTGCCCTTCAATTAAACTTTTTGTGGCTATTTGGCTACTCACCAAGTGTTCGGGATATTAAAGCACCTACCCTTCGTGTAGGTTCGGAACTTTATACTGCCGATGGAAAACTGATTGGCAGATACTTTAAAGAAAACAGAACGCCTGTAAATTATAATGAAATTGCGCCAAGCGTAGTGCAGGCTTTGGTCGCTACCGAAGATGTTCGTTTCTACAAACATTGGGGTATCGATGTGCAAGCAGTTGGCCGTGCAGTTGTTGGTTTAGGAAAAGATGGCGGGGCCAGTACCATTACCCAACAATTGGCAAAAAACCTTTACCGTACACGTTATAATAAATCGCAGGGATTATTGATCAAAATACCTTTGGTAAGAACCTTAATTGTAAAATTAAAGGAATGGATGACTGCTGTAAAGCTTGAAGCCAATTACTCTAAAAATGATATTATCACTATGTACCTGAATACCGTTTCTTTCGGTAACAATACTTATGGGATAAAAACAGCCAGCCGGATTTACTTTGATAAGGAAGCAAAAGATTTAGCCACTACAGATGCAGCCATGCTTGTGGGGATGCTAAAGGGCACAACGTTATATAATCCAACCAAAAACCCGGCAAAAGCATTAGAAAGAAGAAATGTGGTGCTTGCACAGATGAACAAGTACAAGTACCTGAGTAAAGATAGTTTAACCGAATTATCAAAAGAGCCGATTAAACTAAAAGAAGGCAAAATGCAGGATGGCAGCGATGGCGACTCTTATTTAAGGGCTGCTGTGGCAAAATACCTGGAAAAATGGTGCACTGATAATGGTTACGACCTTTATGAAGATGGATTAAAAATTTACACAACTATCGATTCTAAACTTCAAAAATATGCTGAGGAAGCAGTTGCCGATCAGATGAGGATTTTGCAGCGCAGGTTCTATAATGTGTGGGGCAACGAAGATCCTTGGTACGATTCGGAAAAACAAAAGGTTAATTATCCAGACAGGGCGATGAAAAATTTGCCGATTTACGCACTTTTACAAAAGAAATTCCCTAACAATCCAGATTCTGTTACCGCTTATTTTAATAAAAAGAAGAGGATGCAGATCTTCACTTACAAAGGCGATCGCGATACTTCATTCTCTACATTGGATTCTATCCGTTATTATGGTAAAATCATGAATACCGGAATGATGACTATGGAACCTGCAAGCGGTAAAATTAAAGTTTGGGTTGGTGGTATCGACCATAAATTTTTCAAATACGATCACGTTAATCAATCTAAACGCCAGGCAGGTTCTACTTTTAAACCTTTTGCTTATTTAACGGCATTAGAACAAGGCATGAGTCCCTGTGATAAATTTACAGATAAACCTGTTAAAATTGCTTATCAGGATAAAGGTGAAACGAAATATTGGGAGCCAAAAAATGCCGATTACAGTGTTTCGTACCGCGAAATGAGTTTAAGGTGGGCGATGGCGAAATCAGTAAACACCATTACTGCTCAGGTAACCGAAAAGGTGGGCTGGGATAATGTTGTAAAATATGCGCATGAGTGCGGAATCGATAGCCATCTAGAATCTGTTCCATCTGTAAGTTTGGGTTCAAATGATGTTACCGTTTATGAAATGGTAAAAGCTTATGCTACCTTCATGAATAAAGGCATCAAAACTGACCCCATTCTAGTTGAGAAAATTACCGATCAGGATAACAATGTAATTGATGAGTTTAAACCTAAAACAAAAAGGGTTTTAACAGAAGAAATTGCCTGGTTAATGACTTATATGTTCCGTGGTGGTATGGAAGAACCAGAAGGTACATCGCAGGCATTATGGGAATGGCCAGATTTATTTAGAAAAAACAATCAAATTGGCGGTAAAACAGGTACGTCTTCTGATTATGTTGATGCCTGGTATATGGGTTTAACCAAAGATCTGGTAACTGGTGTTTGGGTAGGTTGTGATGAAAGAACGGCACACTTTAAAAACGGGGAACAAGGAGAAGGCTCCAGAACGGCATTACCCATTTTTGCTAAGTTTATGGAGAAAGTATACCTCGATCCAAAATCCGGTTATACTTATGGTCCATTCCCTAAAGCAACAGTTGATATTACCAGAACCTACAACTGCCCTAGCCCACGGATTATAAGAGATACCACATCAACTGATAGCTTAGCGGTAGATTCAACAGATTTTACCGTTCCTGAAACACCAGAAACGGTTATCCCTGTAACAGTTGAACCTGAAGTAAAAAAAGAAGAAAAGAAAGTTGAACCTGTTCAAGCGCCTCCAGCGGCTACTGTTCCTTTAACCAGAAAGGAAGAAAGAGAACTGAGAAGAAAACAACGTCAGGAAGAAAAAGAAAAGAAAAAGAACGAGAATAATCAGCCATAG
- a CDS encoding protein SCO1/2 (product_source=KO:K07152; cath_funfam=3.40.30.10; cog=COG1999; ko=KO:K07152; pfam=PF02630; superfamily=52833; transmembrane_helix_parts=Outside_1_3,TMhelix_4_21,Inside_22_216) produces the protein MNKITAYIATCLLVVSIFTACKQERKLPFYGERHAETVRDAAGIEKIDTVYQTIPNWSFLNQDSIVTTNKATDGKIYIADFFFTSCTTICPTMHRNLMTVYNEFKTNPDVMFVSHTIDFKYDRPHVLKKYAQKLGVDGPRWQFLYGSKDSVYTLAEKNYLVAVGEDSTAKDGYIHQGYLVLIDKDRRIRGAYDGTKEEQVEQLKKDIAVLLAEYKK, from the coding sequence ATGAATAAAATTACTGCTTACATCGCAACTTGTCTGCTAGTTGTTTCCATATTTACCGCTTGTAAACAAGAGAGAAAACTTCCTTTTTATGGCGAACGTCATGCCGAAACCGTTAGAGATGCAGCTGGAATAGAGAAAATTGATACCGTTTACCAAACTATTCCAAATTGGTCTTTCTTAAACCAGGATAGCATAGTAACAACTAACAAGGCAACAGATGGTAAAATCTACATTGCTGATTTTTTCTTTACTTCTTGTACTACCATCTGCCCTACCATGCACCGCAACTTAATGACAGTTTACAATGAATTTAAAACCAATCCGGATGTGATGTTTGTATCACACACCATCGATTTTAAATATGACAGACCCCATGTTTTGAAAAAATATGCTCAAAAACTAGGTGTAGATGGCCCAAGATGGCAGTTTCTTTATGGAAGTAAAGACAGCGTGTACACCCTGGCAGAAAAGAACTATTTAGTGGCTGTTGGCGAAGATAGTACTGCTAAAGATGGTTATATCCACCAGGGATACTTGGTTTTAATCGATAAGGACAGACGGATCCGCGGTGCTTATGATGGCACTAAAGAAGAACAGGTAGAGCAATTAAAAAAGGATATCGCTGTTTTATTGGCTGAGTACAAAAAGTAA